Proteins encoded within one genomic window of Glycine soja cultivar W05 chromosome 1, ASM419377v2, whole genome shotgun sequence:
- the LOC114416153 gene encoding PHD finger protein ALFIN-LIKE 2-like, with protein MEMTSTPRTVEEIFKDYTARRTAIVRALSQDVDEFYGLCDPDKENLCLYGHPNETWEVTLPAEEVPPELPEPALGINFARDGMNRRDWLSLVAVHSDSWLLSVAFYLGARLNRNERKRLFSLINDLPTVFEVVTERKPVKDKPTADSGSKSRGSTKRSSDGQVKSNPKFADEGYEEEDEHSETLCGSCGGNYNADEFWIGCDICERWFHGKCVKITPAKAESIKQYKCPSCSLRRGRP; from the exons ATGGAAATGACTTCGACTCCCCGCACAGTCGAAGAGATCTTCAAGGACTACACCGCCCGCAGAACTGCCATCGTTCGCGCTCTCTCTCAAG ATGTGGATGAATTCTACGGACTCTGCGATCCAG ATAAGGAGAACTTGTGCCTCTATGGACATCCAAACGAAACATGGGAGGTGACTTTGCCGGCAGAGGAAGTTCCACCAGAGCTTCCGGAGCCTGCACTCGGAATCAATTTTGCTAGGGATGGCATGAACCGCAGGGACTGGCTTTCTCTGGTTGCTGTGCACAGTGATTCGTGGTTGCTCTCTGTGGCCTTCTATCTTGGAGCTCGTCTTAACCGCAACGAAAG GAAACGTTTATTTAGCTTGATCAATGATCTTCCTACTGTTTTTGAAGTTGTGACAGAGAGGAAGCCAGTAAAGGACAAGCCCACTGCAGATAGTGGAAGCAAGTCTAGGGGCAGCACCAAG AGATCAAGTGATGGGCAAGTTAAAAGCAACCCAAAATTCGCAGATGAAGGTTATGAAGAGGAGGATGAGCACAGTGAAACCCTTTGTGGTAGCTGCGGCGGAAACTACAATGCCGATGAATTTTGGATTGGCTGTGATATATGTGAGAGGTGGTTCCATGGGAAATGTGTGAAGATTACTCCTGCAAAAGCTGAAAGCATAAAGCAATACAAATGTCCTTCGTGCAGCTTGAGGCGGGGCAGGCCCTAA